A stretch of the Archangium violaceum genome encodes the following:
- a CDS encoding DUF1615 family protein — translation MSIVGRGLGWLPLCALLVLSACSRNVRPTPPLPPRVTVEQATQLVPPDVKDREGWAEDVLAALDAHRLHPSAEAVCSVFAVIEQESGFQANPPVKGLARIVQQRLDAYADKLGPLGPPAVKALLEGKAPGQTRTFEQRLAQVRTERDLDRIFRELLEYYETEYPKTYTAAELASRLFKSTRLEDLNPITTAGSMQVSVRFSEELAGGDERALQRVREELYTRGGGVYYGTARLLGYEAHYNDPIYRFADYNAGFYASRNAAIQRQVSRLTGIQLVPDGDLLAYDKQGEPLDEDSNSLKAILAFRRRYAPDLSERRVRKDVRKEKELDFEETDTWSAIKNTYQEVTGQAPEYAQLPTVTIRSPKLSGDRSTAWFAQSVNKRFQRCMGRYAALQK, via the coding sequence TTGTCAATTGTAGGGCGCGGCCTCGGGTGGCTGCCGCTGTGCGCGCTCCTGGTGCTGAGCGCCTGCAGCCGCAACGTGCGCCCCACGCCCCCCCTGCCCCCGCGCGTCACCGTGGAGCAGGCGACACAGCTGGTGCCTCCGGACGTGAAGGACCGGGAGGGTTGGGCGGAGGACGTGCTGGCCGCGTTGGACGCGCATCGGCTGCACCCCTCGGCGGAGGCGGTGTGCTCGGTGTTCGCCGTCATCGAGCAGGAGTCGGGCTTCCAGGCCAACCCTCCGGTGAAGGGACTGGCACGCATCGTCCAGCAGCGGCTGGACGCCTACGCGGACAAGCTGGGCCCACTCGGGCCTCCGGCGGTGAAGGCCCTGCTCGAGGGCAAGGCGCCGGGGCAGACGCGGACCTTCGAGCAGCGGCTGGCACAGGTGAGAACGGAGAGGGATCTGGACCGCATCTTCCGCGAGCTGTTGGAGTACTACGAGACGGAGTACCCGAAGACGTACACCGCGGCGGAGCTCGCGAGCCGCCTCTTCAAGTCCACGCGGCTGGAGGACCTCAACCCCATCACCACCGCCGGCTCCATGCAGGTGAGCGTGCGCTTCTCGGAGGAGCTGGCCGGTGGGGACGAGCGCGCGCTGCAGCGGGTGCGAGAGGAGCTCTACACACGGGGCGGTGGGGTGTACTACGGCACGGCGCGGCTGCTCGGCTACGAGGCGCACTACAACGACCCCATCTACCGCTTCGCGGACTACAACGCGGGCTTCTATGCCTCGCGCAACGCGGCGATACAACGGCAGGTGAGCCGCCTCACGGGAATCCAGCTGGTGCCGGATGGGGACCTGCTCGCCTACGACAAGCAGGGCGAGCCGCTGGACGAGGACAGCAATTCATTGAAGGCGATCCTCGCCTTCCGGCGGCGATACGCGCCGGACCTGAGCGAGCGGCGGGTGCGCAAGGACGTGCGGAAGGAGAAGGAGCTCGACTTCGAGGAGACGGACACCTGGAGCGCCATCAAGAACACGTACCAGGAGGTGACGGGCCAGGCCCCTGAGTACGCCCAGCTCCCCACGGTGACCATCCGGAGCCCGAAGCTCAGCGGGGATCGCTCCACCGCCTGGTTCGCCCAATCGGTGAACAAGCGCTTCCAGCGGTGCATGGGCCGCTACGCGGCGCTACAGAAGTAG
- a CDS encoding M48 family metallopeptidase, with amino-acid sequence MRLYLIPATALLGLLLGSGCSTVASATRPATRAVGELVLGPEEEKKIGDQLAAEVKQQEKVLNDPQVQSYVETLGQRLVAQSPKEERPFNFQFTVIDAPDTVNAFALPGGHIFVYSGLIRAASNEAELASVLGHEIAHVTSGHARQQLASQVGLGTLQQILLGKDPNLLAQVGSAIAAQGYLSAYTRGMEREADKRGLQYLDTAGYDPAAMARFFSKLEKMQGSSPNFVASFFATHPDPGARAKEVNSLIQSRGYGGGQQAIVSRDFQDIQAQVGGAVR; translated from the coding sequence ATGAGATTGTATCTGATTCCCGCCACCGCCCTGCTAGGGCTCCTGCTCGGCTCGGGTTGCAGCACCGTGGCCTCGGCTACCCGCCCCGCCACCCGCGCCGTCGGCGAGCTCGTCCTCGGCCCCGAAGAAGAGAAGAAGATTGGAGACCAGCTCGCCGCCGAGGTGAAGCAGCAGGAGAAGGTCCTCAACGATCCACAGGTGCAGAGCTATGTGGAAACCCTCGGCCAGCGCCTCGTCGCCCAGTCCCCCAAGGAAGAGCGGCCGTTCAACTTCCAGTTCACCGTGATCGACGCACCCGACACCGTCAACGCCTTCGCTCTGCCCGGTGGTCACATCTTCGTCTACTCGGGCCTCATCCGCGCGGCGAGCAACGAAGCGGAGCTCGCCTCGGTGCTCGGTCACGAGATCGCCCACGTCACCTCGGGCCATGCGCGGCAACAGCTCGCCAGCCAGGTGGGCCTGGGCACCCTGCAACAAATCCTGCTCGGTAAGGATCCGAACCTCCTCGCCCAGGTCGGCAGCGCCATCGCCGCCCAGGGCTACCTCTCTGCGTACACCCGAGGCATGGAGCGCGAGGCGGACAAGCGCGGCCTGCAGTACCTGGATACCGCGGGCTATGACCCGGCCGCGATGGCGCGCTTCTTCAGCAAGCTCGAGAAGATGCAGGGCTCCAGCCCCAACTTCGTGGCGTCCTTCTTCGCCACCCACCCGGACCCCGGAGCCCGCGCGAAAGAGGTGAACTCCCTCATCCAGTCGCGCGGCTATGGCGGCGGCCAGCAGGCCATCGTCAGCCGGGACTTCCAGGACATCCAGGCCCAGGTCGGCGGCGCCGTGCGCTGA
- a CDS encoding metal-dependent hydrolase, protein MDNLTHGLLGLALGALRRPEAPAGSPLSPTDKAVLLGSVLAAELPDLDTLLPAANSVDHALRAHRGLSHALAFAPVMALAATGLALLFFRRARFLPVYVSSLLALAVAHLLPDLWTGWGTRLLLPFSDQRLTLDWTMVVDPLVTLPLLVGAGVAWRRRTHWRRALLVGLACSAAYVGLRGVLQATLTSRVREAWPSAERVQVFPAWLSLTTWRYVAVLPSEYVAGTVSPGEPPLEERRLARPAPDVLTATLRAVPTVHEALAWARFPVVSSAPGEGGRTSVRIGDLRYHLHGEPTLTFVLEVEPDLSVREARLERGGSARELLERWRSVKGIPSP, encoded by the coding sequence ATGGACAACCTCACCCATGGGTTGCTGGGCCTGGCCCTCGGCGCGCTGCGCCGCCCCGAGGCCCCCGCCGGTTCGCCCCTCTCGCCCACCGACAAGGCCGTGCTCCTCGGCTCCGTCCTCGCCGCCGAGCTGCCCGACCTCGACACCCTCCTGCCCGCCGCCAACTCCGTCGACCACGCCCTGCGCGCCCACCGGGGCCTGTCGCACGCGCTCGCCTTCGCCCCCGTCATGGCACTCGCCGCCACCGGGCTCGCCCTGCTCTTCTTCCGCCGCGCCCGCTTCCTCCCCGTCTACGTCTCCAGCCTGCTCGCGCTCGCCGTCGCGCACCTGCTGCCCGACCTGTGGACCGGCTGGGGTACCCGGCTCCTCCTCCCCTTCTCCGACCAGCGCCTCACGCTCGACTGGACGATGGTGGTGGATCCGCTCGTCACCCTCCCCCTGCTCGTGGGGGCGGGGGTGGCCTGGCGGCGCCGGACGCACTGGCGGCGCGCCCTGCTCGTGGGGCTCGCGTGCTCGGCCGCGTACGTGGGCCTGCGCGGCGTGCTCCAGGCCACGTTGACCTCCCGGGTCCGCGAGGCCTGGCCCTCCGCCGAGCGCGTGCAGGTCTTCCCCGCGTGGCTCTCGCTCACCACCTGGCGCTACGTGGCCGTCCTCCCTTCCGAGTACGTGGCCGGCACGGTGTCCCCCGGAGAGCCTCCTCTCGAGGAGCGCCGTCTGGCCCGGCCTGCTCCGGACGTGCTCACCGCGACCCTGCGCGCGGTGCCCACCGTGCACGAGGCGCTCGCCTGGGCTCGCTTTCCCGTTGTCTCCTCGGCTCCCGGTGAGGGGGGACGGACGTCGGTGCGCATTGGAGATCTGCGCTACCACCTGCACGGCGAGCCCACGCTCACGTTCGTCCTGGAGGTGGAGCCAGACCTCTCGGTGAGGGAGGCCCGGCTCGAGCGCGGTGGCAGTGCGCGGGAACTGCTCGAGCGCTGGCGCTCGGTGAAGGGCATACCCTCACCCTAG
- a CDS encoding acyl-CoA dehydrogenase, which yields MTAPSSNPLLSDRDVDFQLYEVLDTESLCQLPAFADHSRETFTLFLDSTRRFARDVLFPTYRMMDLEPPVFRDGRVHVHPLMRKLYPQLVELGLLTAIVPAEAGGQQLPITVYSLASAYLMAANLSAYGFVGLTSGAAHLIEAFGSPWLKEEFMSRMHRGEWTGTMALTEPQAGSSLADVRTRATPVEDGTYRITGSKIFISGGDQDFTDNVVHLTLARIDGAPAGTRGLSLFAVPARRPENGRLVDNDVRVAGVIHKIGWRGIPSVALNYGEGGDCRGWLVGEAGKGLSHMFQMMNEARIMVGLNGVSTASVAYHEALAYAQNRPQGRPAWEKDAARPQRPIIEHADVRRMLLRQKAIVEGGLSLLAMASFQADVAAHGKTQEERQRAGLLLDLLTPLAKTFPAEKGFEANALAVQVHGGYGYSSEYLPEAYLRDQKLNSIHEGTTGIQGLDLLGRKVMAAGGAALQAFAEEVSATVERARRADVPSEWGEALGKAMQEVLELTMELGAAGMAGEVERMLRHSAHYMELFSILAVAWRWLAQAAAAREGMARGSESRDFYEGKLAAAQYWIHTELPRVSTLVALCRTGEDSYTRMRSEWF from the coding sequence ATGACCGCTCCCTCCTCGAACCCGCTGCTCTCCGACCGCGACGTGGACTTCCAGCTCTACGAGGTGCTGGACACGGAATCGCTCTGCCAGCTCCCGGCCTTCGCGGACCACTCGCGCGAGACGTTCACCCTCTTCCTGGACAGCACGCGCCGCTTCGCGCGGGACGTGCTCTTCCCCACCTACCGGATGATGGACCTCGAGCCGCCGGTGTTCCGCGACGGCCGTGTCCACGTGCACCCGCTGATGCGCAAGCTGTACCCGCAGCTCGTCGAGCTGGGCCTGCTGACGGCCATCGTGCCCGCGGAGGCGGGAGGCCAGCAGCTCCCCATCACGGTGTACTCGCTGGCCTCGGCGTACCTGATGGCGGCCAACCTGAGCGCGTACGGCTTCGTCGGGCTCACCAGCGGCGCGGCGCACCTCATCGAGGCCTTCGGCAGCCCCTGGCTGAAGGAAGAGTTCATGTCCCGCATGCACCGGGGCGAGTGGACGGGCACCATGGCGCTCACCGAGCCGCAGGCGGGCAGCAGCCTCGCGGACGTGCGGACCCGGGCCACGCCGGTGGAAGACGGCACGTACCGCATCACCGGCTCGAAGATCTTCATCAGCGGAGGGGACCAGGACTTCACGGACAACGTGGTGCACCTGACGCTGGCGCGCATCGACGGCGCTCCGGCGGGAACGCGGGGCCTGTCGCTCTTCGCCGTGCCCGCGCGCCGGCCCGAGAACGGGCGGCTGGTGGACAACGACGTGCGCGTGGCGGGCGTCATCCACAAGATTGGATGGAGGGGCATCCCCAGCGTGGCGCTCAACTACGGCGAGGGTGGTGACTGCCGCGGGTGGCTGGTGGGCGAGGCGGGCAAGGGCCTGAGCCACATGTTCCAGATGATGAACGAGGCGCGCATCATGGTGGGCCTCAACGGCGTGTCGACGGCCTCGGTGGCGTACCACGAGGCGCTGGCGTACGCGCAGAACCGTCCGCAGGGGCGCCCGGCCTGGGAGAAGGACGCCGCGCGGCCCCAGCGTCCCATCATCGAGCACGCGGACGTGCGGCGGATGCTGCTGCGGCAGAAGGCCATCGTGGAGGGAGGCCTGTCGCTGCTGGCCATGGCCTCGTTCCAGGCGGATGTCGCGGCCCACGGCAAGACGCAGGAGGAGCGCCAGCGCGCGGGGCTGCTGTTGGACCTGCTCACCCCGCTGGCGAAGACGTTCCCCGCGGAGAAGGGCTTCGAGGCCAACGCGCTGGCGGTGCAGGTGCACGGCGGCTACGGCTACTCGAGCGAGTACCTGCCCGAGGCGTACCTGAGGGATCAGAAGCTCAACAGCATCCACGAGGGCACCACGGGCATCCAGGGGTTGGATCTGCTGGGGCGCAAGGTGATGGCGGCGGGAGGAGCCGCGCTGCAGGCCTTCGCGGAGGAGGTGTCGGCCACGGTGGAGCGGGCGCGCCGGGCGGACGTGCCCTCGGAGTGGGGCGAGGCGCTGGGCAAGGCGATGCAGGAGGTGCTGGAGCTGACGATGGAGCTGGGCGCGGCGGGCATGGCGGGCGAGGTGGAGCGGATGCTGCGCCACAGCGCGCACTACATGGAGCTGTTCTCGATACTGGCGGTGGCGTGGCGGTGGCTGGCGCAGGCGGCGGCGGCGCGCGAGGGCATGGCGCGTGGCTCCGAGAGCCGGGACTTCTACGAGGGCAAGCTGGCGGCGGCGCAGTACTGGATTCACACGGAGCTGCCGCGCGTGTCGACCCTGGTGGCGCTGTGCCGCACGGGGGAGGACTCGTACACGCGGATGCGCTCCGAGTGGTTCTGA
- a CDS encoding M4 family metallopeptidase: protein MAWLGASLAACGSTVEVNEEAVRAGDKDVDIQAALARFKDVRVVGSEAGVPYAVTGRLGRLSAAGEVGELRARDELRQVVTDIAPAFRVSGEDLVFKRASVDAQGHRHLRFQQTLNGLRVVGGELILHADGEGLIYAANGSARTGEQVSAEAKVAPEAALKVAVEGSSARGAAAQGDAQRVYLRTEHSAEPRLAYEVRVKGERDGMPADDLVYVDAQRGDILLVNPLIHSALNRKVYSAENGSSTPGTLKRSEGSAATGDNHVDTNYDKLGDTYNCYKTLFGRDSIDNAGGALISTVHYGSNYVNAYWDGTQMVYGDGDGVNSIELGLDLDVTVHELTHAVTDAESDLIYSDESGGLNESMSDIFAGVCESWMRDWATTPDIFMVGEDIWTPGTADDALRYMDDPAKDGDSLDYFPDYSSGVDVHYSSGIPNLVFSLLSKGGTHPRGKTSNAVPAIGPEKAGRIFYKANTDLFTSSTTFEQAKTYTVQAAEALFGVGSAEAAAVTEAWKAVGVPAPPPVTTPLSNDVAVSIAGSTGNKQYYTLEVPPGHTNLVFNTSGGTGDVDLYVRFGAAPTTGTFDCRSWATGNTESCTFANPAAGTWYVLVNAYTTYSGASLVGTYSGGSGGGTGTPVSTSVSGSVSRNDNVHHGPYNVLAGSTFKVVMTGSGDPDLYVRFGSEPTTTSYNCRPYLSGASETCKLTVPAGQSSAYIMVRGYTSATYRLAIDYTRP from the coding sequence GTGGCGTGGCTGGGTGCGAGTCTCGCTGCCTGTGGTTCGACGGTGGAAGTCAACGAGGAGGCGGTTCGGGCGGGTGACAAGGATGTGGACATCCAGGCCGCGCTGGCGCGCTTCAAGGACGTGCGCGTCGTGGGCAGCGAGGCCGGTGTTCCGTACGCCGTGACGGGCAGATTGGGCCGGCTGTCGGCGGCGGGGGAGGTGGGGGAGCTGCGCGCCAGGGACGAGCTGCGCCAGGTGGTGACGGACATCGCCCCGGCGTTCCGCGTGAGCGGCGAGGACCTGGTGTTCAAGCGGGCCTCGGTGGATGCACAGGGTCACCGGCACCTGCGCTTCCAGCAGACCCTCAACGGGCTGCGCGTGGTGGGCGGCGAGCTCATCCTGCACGCGGATGGCGAGGGGCTCATCTACGCCGCCAACGGCTCGGCTCGGACGGGTGAGCAGGTGTCCGCCGAGGCGAAGGTGGCTCCCGAGGCCGCGCTGAAGGTCGCCGTGGAGGGGTCCTCCGCGCGCGGCGCCGCCGCTCAGGGCGATGCACAGCGGGTCTACCTGCGCACCGAGCACAGCGCGGAGCCGCGGCTGGCGTACGAGGTACGCGTGAAGGGCGAGCGCGACGGCATGCCCGCCGACGACCTCGTCTACGTGGATGCGCAGCGCGGCGACATCCTGCTGGTGAACCCACTCATCCACTCGGCCCTCAATCGCAAGGTGTACTCGGCCGAGAACGGCTCGAGCACGCCGGGTACCCTCAAGCGCAGCGAAGGCAGCGCCGCCACGGGCGACAACCACGTCGACACCAACTACGACAAGCTCGGCGACACCTACAACTGCTACAAGACGCTGTTCGGCCGCGACTCCATCGACAACGCGGGCGGCGCGCTCATCAGCACCGTCCACTACGGCAGCAACTACGTCAACGCCTACTGGGACGGTACCCAGATGGTGTACGGCGATGGTGACGGCGTGAACTCCATCGAGCTGGGCCTGGACCTGGACGTGACCGTGCACGAGCTCACCCACGCCGTGACGGACGCGGAGTCGGACCTCATCTACTCGGATGAGTCCGGTGGTCTCAACGAGTCCATGTCCGACATCTTCGCCGGCGTGTGCGAGAGCTGGATGCGCGACTGGGCCACGACTCCCGACATCTTCATGGTCGGCGAGGACATCTGGACGCCGGGCACCGCCGACGATGCGCTGCGCTACATGGACGATCCGGCGAAGGACGGCGACTCGCTCGACTACTTCCCGGACTACTCCTCGGGCGTGGACGTGCACTACAGCTCCGGTATCCCCAACCTGGTGTTCTCGCTGCTGTCCAAGGGTGGCACGCACCCGCGCGGCAAGACGAGCAACGCCGTACCGGCCATTGGCCCGGAGAAGGCCGGCCGCATCTTCTACAAGGCCAACACGGATCTCTTCACGTCCAGTACCACGTTCGAGCAGGCCAAGACGTACACGGTGCAGGCCGCCGAGGCGCTCTTCGGCGTGGGCTCGGCCGAGGCCGCGGCGGTCACCGAGGCCTGGAAGGCCGTGGGGGTGCCCGCGCCGCCGCCGGTGACCACTCCGCTGAGCAATGACGTCGCGGTGAGCATCGCCGGCAGTACCGGCAACAAGCAGTACTACACGCTGGAGGTCCCCCCGGGTCATACCAACCTGGTGTTCAACACGAGCGGCGGCACGGGTGATGTGGACCTGTACGTGAGGTTCGGCGCGGCGCCGACCACCGGCACCTTCGACTGCCGTTCGTGGGCGACTGGCAACACGGAGAGCTGCACCTTCGCCAACCCGGCCGCAGGGACCTGGTACGTGTTGGTCAACGCGTACACCACGTACTCGGGTGCCTCCCTCGTGGGCACCTACAGCGGCGGCAGTGGCGGCGGTACGGGCACGCCGGTGTCCACCTCGGTCAGCGGCAGCGTGTCCAGGAACGATAACGTCCATCACGGCCCGTATAACGTGTTGGCGGGCTCCACCTTCAAGGTGGTGATGACGGGCTCGGGTGACCCCGACCTGTACGTCCGCTTCGGCTCGGAGCCCACCACCACCAGCTACAACTGCCGTCCGTACCTCTCGGGCGCCTCCGAGACGTGCAAGCTGACGGTGCCGGCGGGCCAGAGCAGCGCGTACATCATGGTGCGCGGCTACACCTCGGCCACCTACAGGCTGGCCATCGACTACACGCGGCCGTAG